A stretch of the Romboutsia lituseburensis genome encodes the following:
- a CDS encoding nitrous oxide-stimulated promoter family protein codes for MSRIDQEKKTLNSMIHIYCNKKHEHKKGELCQDCTELLEYAYKRLDSCKFGEGKTFCAKCPIHCYKKDMKLKIKEVMKFSGPRLIFYDPIEVIKHIFAK; via the coding sequence ATGAGTAGGATAGATCAGGAAAAAAAGACTTTAAATAGTATGATACATATATATTGTAATAAAAAGCATGAACACAAAAAAGGAGAACTATGCCAAGATTGCACCGAACTTCTAGAGTATGCATATAAAAGGTTAGATTCTTGTAAGTTCGGTGAAGGAAAAACATTTTGTGCTAAATGTCCAATACATTGCTATAAAAAAGATATGAAATTAAAAATAAAGGAAGTTATGAAATTTTCAGGACCTAGGCTGATATTTTATGATCCTATAGAAGTTATAAAACATATTTTTGCAAAATAA